The nucleotide window TATTAATCGAAGGTAGGTCGGATGAGCCGATTTATCTGTATATTCATGATGAGAATATTGAATTTAGGAACGCTGAGAAAGTTTGGGGCATGACGACAGATTCCACGGCAGCTTTTCTTCGAGAAGAAACGGACAAACAAGCAAGAATGATCGTGATAGGACCCGCAGGGGAGAACTTAGTAAAGTTTGCGGCAATAGTTACAGACGATATGAGAACTGCTTCCAGAGGAGGAGGGGGCGCTGTTATGGGTGTAAAAAACTTAAAAGCGATCGTTGTCAGAGGTTCAAAGAAACCTGAAATTTATAATGAGAAGAGTTTAGATGAAACTTTAAAAGAAGAAATAAACACGATTAAATTCAGCCCTGGGCTCTCTCCTTTCCAAGAGCTTGGAACTAACAGTGGAGTTTATTTAGAATACGTCGGCGGCTGCTTTCCAACATATAATTATCGGCAAGAAAAGCTTTACGGCGCATCATCATTTAGGCCTGAAAACCTACGAAAATATATAGTGAAGCATTACGGATGTTATGGTTGTATGGTCAGATGTGGAAAAATATTTAAACTGAGTAAGGGGCCATATGCGGGGACCGTTTGGGACTTTCCGGAATATGAAACGCATTGGGCTTTTGGAGGAAACTTAGGCAACATAAATATTGAATCAATAACCTATGCAAATATGTTGGCAGATAAATATGGACTGGACACGATATCGGCAGGAAGCGCGATTGCATTTGCAATAGAGCTATATGAGCGGGGGATTTTAGGTAAGAGCGAGACTGACGGATTAGAGTTACGGTGGGGTGACCCTGATATTATACCAGAGCTCATCAAAAGGATAGCATTAAGAATCGGCATAGGCAGACTTCTTGCTGAGGGGGTT belongs to Candidatus Bathyarchaeia archaeon and includes:
- a CDS encoding aldehyde ferredoxin oxidoreductase N-terminal domain-containing protein, with the protein product MYGYMGKILRVNLSKKKATTEHLKDEVIRSLIGGRGFGAWFLWHELPANIDPLGPENKIIISVGPLAGTKALGVHRWMAQFKSPLTGTYFRSVGGGFFGAELKFAGYDTILIEGRSDEPIYLYIHDENIEFRNAEKVWGMTTDSTAAFLREETDKQARMIVIGPAGENLVKFAAIVTDDMRTASRGGGGAVMGVKNLKAIVVRGSKKPEIYNEKSLDETLKEEINTIKFSPGLSPFQELGTNSGVYLEYVGGCFPTYNYRQEKLYGASSFRPENLRKYIVKHYGCYGCMVRCGKIFKLSKGPYAGTVWDFPEYETHWAFGGNLGNINIESITYANMLADKYGLDTISAGSAIAFAIELYERGILGKSETDGLELRWGDPDIIPELIKRIALRIGIGRLLAEGV